A genomic window from Bacteroidota bacterium includes:
- a CDS encoding TraR/DksA C4-type zinc finger protein, whose protein sequence is MDNRTRYSDSELKEFRELINAKLAEASRDYELLKNTLSHKDDHGTDDTSPTFKLLEDGSDVLSKEETAQLAARQEKYIQNLKNALIRIENKTYGICRITGKLIPKERLRSVPHATLSIDAKMGQHN, encoded by the coding sequence GTGGATAACCGTACACGTTATTCCGATAGTGAATTGAAAGAATTCCGTGAACTCATCAACGCGAAACTCGCAGAAGCTTCACGCGATTATGAATTGCTCAAGAATACGCTTTCACACAAAGATGATCACGGAACAGACGACACCTCTCCTACTTTCAAATTACTGGAAGACGGATCGGATGTGCTTTCGAAAGAAGAAACCGCACAACTCGCCGCGCGCCAGGAAAAATATATTCAGAACCTGAAGAACGCACTCATCCGTATTGAAAATAAAACTTACGGAATCTGCCGCATCACCGGAAAACTTATTCCGAAAGAACGTTTGCGCAGTGTTCCTCATGCAACCCTCAGCATCGATGCTAAAATGGGACAGCATAATTAG
- a CDS encoding isoleucine--tRNA ligase, with protein sequence MKIYPEYDNLDLPKIAEEVLAYWDKNRIFERSVSEREGAEPFVFYEGPPSANGIPGIHHVMARAMKDIFCRYQTLKGKQVKRKAGWDTHGLPIELSVEKTLGITKEDIGKKISIDEYNKACRKEVMKYTHLWEDVTRKMGYWVDMKDPYITYENKYIESVWWLLQQLYKKNLLYKGYSIQPYSPAAGTGLSSHELNQPGCYRNVKDRTATAMFKLTEDSKLKIENWLKERAVKNYNNWGDFYFLAWTTTPWTLPSNTALALGNRVDYGFTKTFHPFTHKPIIVVLAISPTSKYFPFENFGLSLENYKAGDKKIPSENLVWDSGYPYDNKTTFRVDTNTIYGEELIKLNLQYEQLLPYTLPHEHADKAFRVIAGDFVSTEDGTGIVHIAPTFGADDMRAAKAAGVPPMLVIDENGKAVPLVDLRGKFRPEMKEFAGEYVKADYLSDAEKVSEVERLKKLSGNELNDLVSKIVSRTNEYLSVDERLILKLEQEGKLFKKETYEHNYPHCWRTDKPVLYYPLDSWFIKASSMKDRMSELNKTINWKPESTGTGRFGEWLNNLQDWNLSRSRYWGIPLPIWVSEDKQDMICVGSAEELKKEIDRSVKAGYMKNNPLENFVPGNFTKENYDTFDLHRPYSDEIILERNGKKLFRELDLIDVWFDSGAMPYAQLHYPFENKELIDERKYFPADFIAEGVDQTRGWFYTLHAIAVMQFDSVAYKNVISNGLVLDKNGNKMSKRLGNTVDPFETLKKYGADATRWYMTTNASPWDNLKFNSEGIVQSQKGFFGTLYNTYSFFALYANIDQFVFDEKNTVPYSERTELDRWIISRLHSLVKFVTEKLDDYDPTPAARAIENFVDEHLSNWYVRLSRRRFWKGEMSDDKKAAYETLHECLKVVAQLSSVFAPFFSDRLYLDLCGEKNIPSVHLSLLPKSNATLIDKELEERMELAERFSSLVFSLRKKQNIRVRQPLTRIMIPVLDEQFRERLDLVKNLILSETNVKTLEFVLDPGIFSKKIKPDFKLLGKKLGRHMKAAAAAITTMKQDDISLLETQGFLDLNFDGERVRIERSEVEILVDDLPGMLVAMDGRLTVALDITMTQELREEGLARELVNRIQNIRKDKDFQVTDRIDVQIKMHDLLRSAVRNNFNYICSETLADSLELVHTLSEKEAVPVEVDDEIKTLVHITKHN encoded by the coding sequence ATGAAAATCTACCCGGAATACGATAATCTCGATCTGCCGAAAATAGCGGAAGAAGTTCTCGCGTACTGGGACAAGAACAGAATTTTCGAACGCAGCGTTTCTGAACGTGAAGGTGCCGAACCTTTTGTGTTTTACGAAGGCCCCCCTTCTGCCAATGGAATTCCCGGCATTCACCACGTGATGGCGCGCGCGATGAAAGATATTTTCTGCCGCTATCAAACGCTCAAAGGAAAACAGGTAAAAAGAAAAGCGGGCTGGGACACGCACGGACTTCCTATTGAGCTGAGCGTTGAAAAAACTTTAGGAATTACAAAAGAAGACATCGGCAAGAAAATTTCCATTGACGAATACAACAAAGCGTGCCGCAAGGAAGTGATGAAGTACACGCACCTGTGGGAAGATGTCACGCGCAAGATGGGCTATTGGGTGGACATGAAAGATCCTTACATCACCTACGAAAATAAATACATCGAGAGTGTTTGGTGGTTGTTGCAGCAACTCTACAAAAAAAATCTGCTCTACAAAGGATATTCCATTCAGCCATATTCTCCAGCAGCAGGAACGGGTTTGTCTTCGCACGAATTAAATCAGCCGGGATGTTATAGGAATGTGAAAGACAGAACGGCGACGGCGATGTTTAAGTTGACTGAAGATTCAAAATTGAAAATTGAAAATTGGCTCAAAGAACGCGCTGTGAAGAATTATAATAACTGGGGAGATTTTTATTTTTTGGCTTGGACAACAACTCCATGGACATTGCCATCGAATACAGCTTTGGCTTTGGGAAATAGGGTTGATTACGGTTTCACAAAAACTTTTCATCCATTCACCCATAAACCAATTATAGTTGTGTTGGCTATTAGTCCAACATCAAAGTATTTTCCCTTTGAGAATTTTGGTTTATCACTAGAAAATTATAAAGCAGGCGACAAAAAAATTCCTTCTGAAAATCTCGTTTGGGATTCTGGATATCCTTATGACAATAAGACAACTTTTCGAGTAGATACAAACACCATTTATGGAGAAGAGCTTATTAAATTAAACCTCCAATACGAACAACTCCTTCCTTACACACTTCCGCACGAGCACGCCGACAAAGCGTTCCGTGTGATCGCCGGAGATTTTGTTTCTACCGAAGACGGAACCGGCATCGTACACATCGCGCCTACGTTCGGTGCAGATGACATGCGCGCGGCAAAAGCAGCTGGCGTTCCTCCAATGCTGGTGATTGATGAAAACGGAAAAGCAGTTCCACTTGTAGATCTTCGCGGAAAATTCCGTCCGGAGATGAAAGAATTCGCCGGAGAATATGTGAAGGCAGATTATTTATCGGACGCTGAAAAAGTTTCTGAAGTCGAACGACTGAAAAAATTATCGGGCAATGAATTGAATGATCTCGTTTCGAAAATTGTTTCGCGCACCAATGAATATTTAAGTGTTGATGAACGTCTCATTCTGAAACTCGAACAGGAAGGGAAATTATTCAAGAAAGAAACATACGAGCACAATTATCCGCATTGCTGGAGAACAGATAAACCGGTGTTGTATTATCCGCTCGACAGTTGGTTCATCAAAGCTTCTTCGATGAAAGATAGAATGAGCGAACTGAATAAAACCATCAACTGGAAACCGGAATCAACAGGGACAGGCCGCTTCGGTGAATGGCTGAATAATCTGCAGGACTGGAATCTTTCCCGTTCCCGCTATTGGGGAATTCCACTGCCGATCTGGGTGAGTGAAGACAAACAGGACATGATCTGCGTCGGCTCGGCAGAAGAACTTAAAAAAGAAATTGATCGTTCGGTGAAAGCGGGATACATGAAAAATAATCCACTTGAGAATTTTGTTCCCGGAAATTTCACGAAAGAGAATTACGACACGTTCGATCTGCATCGTCCGTATTCCGACGAAATTATTTTGGAACGCAACGGAAAAAAATTATTCCGCGAATTGGATTTGATCGATGTTTGGTTTGATTCAGGGGCAATGCCGTATGCGCAATTGCATTATCCGTTTGAAAACAAAGAGCTGATCGATGAGCGAAAATATTTTCCGGCCGATTTCATTGCAGAAGGTGTAGATCAAACGCGCGGATGGTTTTACACTTTACACGCGATCGCAGTAATGCAATTCGACAGTGTTGCTTACAAGAATGTAATTTCCAATGGACTCGTACTCGACAAGAATGGAAATAAAATGTCGAAGCGACTGGGAAATACGGTTGATCCGTTCGAAACACTGAAAAAATATGGTGCGGATGCAACGCGCTGGTACATGACCACGAACGCATCACCATGGGATAATTTAAAATTCAACTCCGAAGGAATTGTTCAATCGCAGAAAGGATTTTTCGGAACACTTTATAATACGTATTCTTTTTTTGCGCTGTATGCGAATATTGACCAGTTTGTTTTTGATGAGAAAAACACTGTTCCTTATTCCGAAAGAACAGAACTTGACCGCTGGATCATTTCGCGTTTACATTCATTGGTGAAGTTTGTCACGGAAAAACTCGATGATTACGATCCGACTCCTGCAGCGCGCGCGATAGAAAATTTTGTGGATGAACATTTGTCGAACTGGTATGTGCGTCTTTCGCGTCGCCGCTTTTGGAAAGGGGAAATGAGCGATGATAAAAAGGCGGCTTATGAAACATTGCACGAGTGCCTGAAAGTTGTTGCACAATTATCGAGTGTGTTCGCACCATTTTTTTCCGATCGTTTGTACCTCGATCTTTGCGGAGAAAAAAATATTCCTTCTGTGCATTTATCATTATTGCCGAAGAGCAATGCAACGCTCATTGACAAAGAACTGGAAGAAAGAATGGAATTGGCGGAACGTTTTTCATCGCTGGTATTTTCACTCCGCAAAAAGCAGAATATCCGCGTTCGTCAGCCCTTAACTAGGATCATGATCCCTGTGCTGGATGAGCAATTCCGCGAGCGTCTGGACCTTGTAAAAAACCTGATCTTATCGGAAACCAATGTAAAAACATTGGAATTTGTCCTTGATCCGGGAATATTCAGTAAAAAAATCAAGCCCGATTTCAAGCTTTTGGGTAAGAAACTGGGGCGGCACATGAAGGCAGCAGCGGCTGCCATTACTACTATGAAGCAGGACGACATTTCCCTGCTCGAAACGCAGGGGTTCCTTGACTTAAATTTCGATGGAGAACGTGTTCGAATAGAACGTTCTGAGGTAGAGATACTTGTAGATGATCTTCCGGGTATGCTGGTGGCAATGGATGGCCGATTGACTGTAGCATTAGACATTACGATGACACAGGAATTGAGGGAAGAGGGCCTGGCGAGGGAGTTGGTGAACCGAATTCAGAATATTCGTAAAGACAAGGATTTTCAAGTGACCGATCGAATAGATGTGCAGATAAAAATGCATGATCTTCTTCGCTCTGCTGTGAGAAATAATTTCAATTATATTTGCTCTGAAACTCTCGCGGATTCGCTGGAATTGGTACACACCCTCTCGGAAAAAGAGGCAGTTCCGGTAGAAGTTGATGACGAGATAAAAACTTTAGTACACATCACAAAACACAATTAA
- a CDS encoding RidA family protein yields the protein MSENSINSSKAPDPVGLYPHAKRVGNLLFLSGVGPREKGTKKIPGVELDANGKIISYDIEKQCRSVFQNVKFILEDAGSSWNKIVDVTVFLTNMKDDFEVYNKLWAEYFSENPPCRTTLEINCLPTPIAIELKVIAAV from the coding sequence ATGTCAGAAAATTCCATCAATTCCTCCAAAGCTCCCGATCCTGTAGGACTTTATCCGCATGCAAAACGTGTGGGCAATTTACTTTTTCTCTCCGGCGTAGGTCCGCGCGAGAAAGGAACAAAAAAAATTCCGGGAGTGGAACTGGATGCAAACGGAAAAATAATTTCTTACGATATAGAAAAACAATGCCGCAGCGTTTTTCAGAATGTGAAATTCATTCTCGAAGATGCAGGAAGCTCGTGGAATAAAATTGTGGACGTCACCGTTTTTCTCACCAACATGAAAGACGATTTCGAAGTGTATAATAAATTATGGGCAGAATATTTTTCCGAAAATCCTCCGTGCAGAACTACTTTGGAAATAAATTGTCTGCCTACCCCGATAGCGATAGAGTTGAAAGTAATTGCTGCTGTTTAG
- a CDS encoding fructosamine kinase family protein yields MNPSRPELMNEILARESAGGGSINQCSVITTGKGKYFLKKNNASFSNSMFQAEAKGLNLLKGKSSFCIPEPMAAWDEDGFSFLLMEFLGRASAHSNGMFDAGRSLAELHKNSSEKFGLDHHNFIGTLHQSNSKHNSWEEFFSRERMLPQVKRARDTGKISPSLVALSEKFCSYIGEIFPEEKPSLLHGDLWSGNYFHSANGPAVFDPAIYYGHREMDLAMTKLFGGFDEDFYSGYENEFPLEKKWKTRIEFCNLYPLLVHLNLFGGGYVNDVKMILGKF; encoded by the coding sequence ATGAACCCGAGCCGCCCGGAGCTAATGAATGAGATCCTTGCCCGCGAATCTGCCGGCGGCGGAAGCATCAATCAATGTTCGGTCATCACTACCGGAAAAGGAAAATATTTTCTGAAAAAAAACAATGCTTCCTTTTCCAACAGCATGTTTCAGGCAGAAGCAAAAGGTTTGAATTTGCTGAAGGGAAAAAGTTCATTCTGCATTCCCGAACCGATGGCCGCGTGGGACGAAGATGGTTTTTCTTTTTTGCTGATGGAATTTCTCGGGCGCGCATCTGCGCATTCAAACGGAATGTTCGATGCGGGAAGATCATTGGCGGAGCTCCACAAAAATTCTTCAGAAAAATTCGGACTCGATCATCATAATTTTATCGGCACACTTCATCAATCAAATTCAAAACATAATTCGTGGGAAGAATTCTTTTCACGCGAGCGCATGCTCCCGCAGGTGAAACGCGCACGCGACACAGGAAAAATTTCTCCTTCACTGGTTGCATTATCAGAAAAATTCTGCTCGTACATTGGTGAGATTTTCCCGGAGGAAAAACCTTCCTTACTGCATGGCGATCTGTGGAGCGGAAATTATTTTCATTCTGCGAATGGCCCGGCCGTTTTCGATCCGGCTATTTATTACGGCCACCGTGAAATGGATCTTGCCATGACAAAATTATTCGGTGGATTTGATGAAGATTTTTATTCCGGTTATGAAAATGAATTTCCATTGGAGAAAAAGTGGAAAACGCGAATTGAATTTTGTAATCTGTATCCGCTTCTTGTACATTTAAATTTGTTCGGTGGTGGATATGTGAATGATGTGAAGATGATACTGGGGAAGTTTTGA
- a CDS encoding PAS domain S-box protein, producing the protein MEFRVPIAIAGDPLLAEKICSFVHGSFPEDHEVVCAALPEQLPEKYSLLIILCEEESLPATIQRRIITSGSVPVVLVIKQVNDYFISLYRNRFVQELILEKELNELLLEKLVRIYCDEQKKFDERTGVASRLHEAFVNLAMDNSIITTIEGKIIFWGKLASKVYGYTEKEMLDTDISSVFYEDHLHFTWQNAIRNLQAKEQITDEFQGRNKIGKAVWVHVQMKILYDNKGIPAGIAIMIREITNEKLEQLRLKVFESVVKNSKEAILVCEIHQSNGNMKTPIVYVNSAFTDMTGYATEEASGKNPEFLFARDNDAKTLEEIQTAIKKSETIQAEIVQYKKDGTAYWNNLVFVPVSDSEGNYTHLVSVQRDVTERRKYVELLRKHNDELTKVNIELDKFVYGASHDLRAPLNSILGLAALMRREKYGEDAKIYLDKISQSIKRLDDFIANIIRYSRNTRLIPTHETIDFAEIFKVATDLLGFSEKGSRMHFYYHNPDNIILKSDKDRWQVIINNLFSNSIKFSRNIDEAYVKLSLMRVNEKILVSIEDNGTGIAKDRLNSIFEMFYRGDEKASGTGLGLFIVKQTVEAMGCTISVESSINYRTTFTITTSN; encoded by the coding sequence ATGGAATTTCGTGTACCGATCGCAATAGCCGGAGACCCTCTTCTTGCAGAGAAGATCTGTTCATTCGTTCATGGATCTTTCCCGGAGGATCATGAAGTAGTTTGTGCTGCATTGCCTGAGCAACTTCCGGAAAAATATTCACTTCTAATTATTCTGTGTGAAGAAGAAAGTTTACCTGCAACTATCCAGCGGAGAATTATCACTTCAGGAAGTGTGCCCGTAGTGCTGGTGATAAAGCAGGTCAATGATTATTTCATTTCACTTTATCGCAATCGATTTGTGCAGGAACTCATCCTGGAAAAAGAGTTGAATGAATTGCTCCTCGAAAAATTAGTTCGCATTTATTGTGATGAACAAAAAAAATTTGATGAGCGTACCGGCGTTGCCTCGCGCCTGCACGAGGCCTTCGTTAATTTAGCGATGGATAATTCCATCATCACCACGATTGAAGGAAAAATAATTTTCTGGGGCAAGCTCGCTTCAAAAGTTTACGGGTACACGGAGAAGGAAATGCTGGATACCGATATCTCTTCGGTGTTTTATGAAGATCATCTGCATTTTACCTGGCAAAATGCGATTCGCAACCTGCAGGCAAAAGAACAGATCACTGACGAATTCCAGGGAAGAAACAAGATCGGTAAAGCGGTATGGGTGCACGTGCAAATGAAAATCCTTTATGACAATAAAGGTATCCCCGCAGGAATTGCGATTATGATCCGCGAAATTACCAATGAAAAACTGGAACAGTTGCGGTTGAAGGTCTTTGAATCTGTAGTAAAGAATTCAAAAGAAGCTATACTGGTTTGTGAAATTCACCAGTCGAATGGAAATATGAAAACGCCCATCGTTTATGTGAATTCCGCTTTTACGGATATGACAGGATATGCAACAGAAGAAGCTTCAGGAAAAAATCCGGAATTTCTTTTCGCACGCGATAACGATGCAAAAACACTGGAAGAAATTCAAACCGCAATCAAAAAATCTGAAACAATTCAGGCGGAGATCGTGCAATATAAAAAAGACGGTACTGCTTACTGGAATAACCTTGTTTTTGTTCCTGTTTCCGATTCAGAAGGAAATTACACACATCTTGTTTCCGTGCAGCGCGATGTTACTGAAAGAAGAAAATATGTGGAACTGCTCCGTAAGCACAATGATGAATTGACCAAAGTGAATATTGAGTTGGATAAATTTGTTTACGGCGCTTCACACGATCTGCGCGCGCCGCTGAATTCCATTCTCGGGTTGGCCGCACTCATGCGGCGTGAAAAATATGGCGAAGACGCAAAAATTTATCTCGACAAAATAAGCCAGAGCATAAAACGACTGGATGATTTCATTGCAAACATTATCCGCTATTCGAGGAATACGCGCCTCATTCCCACGCATGAAACAATCGACTTCGCAGAAATTTTTAAAGTCGCTACCGACTTGCTGGGATTTTCAGAGAAAGGATCACGAATGCATTTCTATTATCACAACCCCGACAATATCATCCTGAAATCGGATAAAGATCGCTGGCAGGTGATTATCAATAACCTTTTTAGTAATAGTATAAAATTTTCGCGTAATATTGATGAAGCTTATGTGAAACTCTCCCTGATGCGTGTCAATGAGAAAATCCTGGTGAGTATTGAGGACAATGGAACAGGCATTGCCAAAGACCGGCTCAATTCTATTTTCGAAATGTTTTATCGCGGTGATGAAAAAGCAAGTGGCACCGGGCTCGGATTATTCATCGTGAAGCAAACTGTAGAGGCAATGGGTTGCACCATCAGCGTTGAATCATCTATCAATTACAGAACCACATTCACCATCACCACTTCCAATTGA
- a CDS encoding response regulator, giving the protein MLVDDNDIDNFINERMIQGCNFAETVYVNTGTKSAIEFLANLSANKELRQEHLPQLIFLDINMPILDGYQFLDEFRSLDEKARKGIKVAMLTSSIDPKDLAKAKDYPEICAFLHKPLTEEALASINTTANIAQILT; this is encoded by the coding sequence ATGCTTGTTGATGACAATGACATCGACAATTTCATTAATGAGCGAATGATACAGGGTTGCAATTTCGCTGAAACCGTGTATGTAAATACCGGTACAAAAAGTGCGATAGAATTTCTGGCTAACCTTTCTGCCAATAAAGAATTGCGCCAGGAACATTTGCCCCAACTGATCTTCCTCGATATTAATATGCCGATACTTGACGGGTACCAGTTTCTTGATGAATTCCGTTCCCTCGACGAGAAAGCAAGAAAAGGAATTAAGGTGGCCATGCTCACCAGCTCGATCGATCCTAAAGACCTGGCAAAGGCAAAGGATTATCCTGAGATCTGCGCATTCCTTCACAAACCACTTACAGAAGAAGCGCTCGCCTCGATAAATACTACTGCCAATATTGCCCAGATTCTTACATGA
- a CDS encoding T9SS type A sorting domain-containing protein, with product MASLFVMAAPLYSANLYWVSAAASNWELSANWASASGGPGGAGIPSANDVAIFDGNGNGACTIDADASVRGIKLNSTFNSSVALHNGPNFYIGDLGFTQSHGTFDGETGYVEVLGKFSLRGGTFLAPQSDLYITGTRTSSDTIFSFTNGNFVHQNANVSFSPESGCSALTFFIVVPPSNDFYNVTFEAANTCNSNINSELIVAGSDTLSVSHELHINDGMLGGAISCAGNLFLLSGSTGGYANVILKGPGTQYYSSPNSNPRMDHLVIDKISGSVLPALNTHKFSVGSFSLLSGTFLAPQDTFFIGGIHSQSCALFTHTVGIFDHNNAAVVLDPQSGSTGLNFTMSLSGSNTPFNNIIVRNIQSPANSSVLISAGDTLFNEGNLLLEEGMVNGSVMQTEGDVTIGAGYAGGNAKLLFSGKNPQSLDASANTSGYKGTIVINKLLDVVTLSSPLFISSPGQQVEFVKGNIISSSVNLLTFGDNTSCTGANDSSFVNGPVSKKGDDAFEFPVGTNGTVFAPLKIDASNDVTNEFIVSYSENDPSPVYPSWSLGAGVYSISSCEYWNVTHVQGTTGVRAWLSWNSSRSCTSSASAQIIVAQWDGTMWQNKGALAVTGNTTTGFVQSSSLVNNGVVTLGSSAPLGVNAASENFSVAIFPVPASDVLHIRCMQDDAYACVYDVNGNKIFEELLNPGTTEIPVSSFAKGNYFLLVSFPHATSTGSNPVMKKVFVVE from the coding sequence GTGGCTTCACTTTTCGTGATGGCCGCGCCGCTTTATTCCGCAAATCTTTATTGGGTATCCGCTGCGGCTTCCAACTGGGAACTCTCTGCGAACTGGGCTTCTGCAAGCGGCGGTCCCGGCGGAGCGGGAATTCCATCTGCGAATGATGTGGCGATATTCGATGGAAACGGAAACGGCGCGTGCACGATAGATGCAGATGCAAGCGTGCGCGGAATAAAACTGAATTCAACTTTCAATTCTTCTGTTGCACTTCATAATGGCCCCAATTTTTATATCGGTGATCTTGGCTTTACGCAAAGTCACGGAACATTCGACGGTGAGACAGGTTATGTAGAAGTGCTTGGAAAATTTTCCTTGCGCGGCGGAACCTTTCTTGCTCCTCAATCCGATCTCTATATTACCGGAACTCGTACATCGAGCGATACTATTTTCAGTTTTACCAATGGAAATTTCGTTCACCAGAATGCAAATGTATCGTTCAGTCCCGAATCGGGTTGCAGTGCTCTCACATTTTTCATTGTTGTTCCGCCTTCGAATGATTTTTACAATGTGACTTTCGAAGCTGCGAACACCTGTAATTCAAACATCAATTCTGAACTCATTGTCGCAGGAAGCGACACGCTTTCCGTTTCGCATGAACTTCATATCAATGACGGCATGCTCGGTGGCGCTATCAGTTGTGCCGGGAACCTTTTTCTGCTCAGCGGGTCCACAGGGGGATACGCGAATGTAATTTTGAAAGGTCCCGGCACACAATATTATTCTTCGCCGAATTCAAATCCACGAATGGATCACTTAGTCATTGATAAAATTTCAGGATCGGTTTTGCCCGCACTGAATACACATAAATTTTCTGTTGGAAGTTTTTCTTTGCTTTCCGGAACTTTTCTTGCGCCACAGGATACTTTTTTCATTGGTGGAATTCATTCCCAGAGTTGTGCACTGTTTACCCACACCGTTGGAATTTTCGATCACAATAATGCAGCGGTAGTGCTCGATCCGCAATCGGGCAGCACTGGTTTGAATTTTACGATGAGTCTGTCAGGCAGCAACACGCCGTTCAATAATATTATAGTCAGGAATATTCAGTCGCCGGCAAATTCTTCTGTTCTCATTTCTGCAGGCGATACTTTATTCAACGAAGGAAATTTATTGCTGGAGGAAGGAATGGTGAATGGAAGTGTGATGCAGACAGAAGGTGATGTAACCATTGGCGCTGGATATGCAGGAGGAAATGCAAAACTTTTATTCTCCGGAAAAAATCCGCAATCACTCGACGCTTCTGCAAACACTTCCGGTTACAAAGGAACTATCGTGATCAATAAATTACTTGATGTGGTTACCCTTTCATCCCCACTTTTCATTTCTTCTCCCGGCCAGCAGGTAGAATTTGTAAAAGGAAATATTATTTCTTCTTCCGTCAACCTCCTCACTTTCGGCGACAACACTTCCTGCACGGGCGCAAACGATTCTTCATTCGTAAATGGCCCGGTGAGTAAAAAAGGAGACGATGCTTTTGAATTCCCTGTAGGAACGAACGGAACTGTTTTTGCCCCGCTGAAGATCGATGCGTCGAATGATGTGACGAATGAATTTATTGTTTCTTATTCTGAAAATGATCCTTCTCCTGTTTATCCGTCGTGGTCGCTTGGCGCTGGAGTGTACAGCATTTCTTCCTGCGAATATTGGAATGTAACTCACGTGCAGGGCACGACAGGTGTGCGCGCGTGGCTGAGCTGGAATTCTTCGAGGAGTTGTACTTCATCCGCTTCTGCACAGATCATTGTTGCGCAGTGGGACGGAACAATGTGGCAGAATAAAGGAGCGCTCGCTGTTACCGGGAATACAACAACAGGATTTGTTCAGTCGTCTTCGCTGGTAAATAATGGCGTGGTTACTCTGGGTTCGAGTGCGCCATTGGGTGTAAATGCAGCATCAGAAAATTTTTCTGTTGCTATTTTTCCTGTGCCCGCGAGCGACGTGCTGCACATACGCTGCATGCAGGATGATGCGTATGCCTGCGTGTACGATGTTAATGGAAATAAAATTTTTGAAGAGTTGCTCAACCCGGGAACAACAGAAATTCCTGTGAGCTCTTTTGCAAAAGGAAATTATTTTCTGCTCGTTTCTTTTCCGCACGCCACATCAACAGGAAGCAACCCCGTAATGAAAAAAGTTTTCGTGGTGGAATAA
- a CDS encoding TIGR03862 family flavoprotein, giving the protein MKKITIIGSGPAALLLAAFLDGKKFDIHIYEKNSAPGRKFLVAGDGGFNLTHSENIKTFVTRYTPEYFLKPALLDFTNEDLRKWLLSMGIATFIGTSKRIFPEKIIKPIDVLNAIFRALKNKNVRFHFEHEWRGWKENKLLFHTPSGELTTETDHCIFSLGGASWKVTGSDGTWAKYFEEKNIAIVPFQSSNCTVLAEWQKEFIEKHNGKALKNILVKCNGKEKKGEIVITSSGLEGGAVYFLSPDIRRELSERSFAEIFIDLRPDESETVLLKKLRACANENNRTAHLRSAFHFKETQMALLKNILSKEEFLSDEMICNRLKNIPVRITALAPIDEAISTVGGIAIDEVNENFELKKLPHHFVIGEMLDWDAPTGGYLLQACFSMGVFLARHLNGRIDQ; this is encoded by the coding sequence GTGAAAAAAATAACGATCATCGGAAGCGGGCCTGCCGCACTGCTGCTTGCCGCTTTTCTCGACGGGAAGAAATTTGACATTCATATTTACGAGAAGAATTCCGCTCCGGGGAGAAAATTCCTCGTGGCCGGTGACGGCGGATTCAATCTCACGCATTCGGAAAACATCAAAACATTCGTCACGAGATATACGCCGGAATATTTTCTGAAACCCGCTTTGCTGGATTTTACCAATGAAGATCTGCGGAAATGGCTGCTCTCCATGGGCATCGCCACCTTCATCGGCACAAGTAAAAGAATTTTCCCGGAAAAAATAATCAAACCTATTGATGTGCTCAATGCGATCTTTCGTGCATTGAAAAATAAAAATGTTCGATTTCATTTTGAACACGAATGGCGCGGATGGAAAGAAAATAAATTGCTCTTCCATACTCCATCTGGTGAACTGACAACTGAAACCGACCACTGCATCTTCTCTCTCGGCGGTGCAAGCTGGAAAGTAACGGGAAGCGACGGCACGTGGGCAAAATATTTTGAAGAAAAAAATATCGCGATCGTTCCGTTTCAATCATCGAACTGTACAGTTCTCGCGGAATGGCAAAAGGAGTTCATTGAAAAACATAATGGGAAAGCGCTGAAGAATATTTTGGTGAAATGCAATGGGAAAGAAAAAAAAGGAGAGATCGTTATCACTTCATCAGGACTTGAAGGTGGCGCGGTCTATTTTCTGTCGCCTGACATTCGCAGAGAATTGTCGGAAAGATCATTTGCAGAAATTTTTATCGATCTGCGCCCGGATGAAAGTGAAACCGTTCTTTTAAAAAAATTACGGGCCTGCGCGAATGAAAATAACCGTACTGCTCATCTTCGCTCTGCATTTCATTTCAAAGAAACACAAATGGCATTACTGAAAAATATTCTGAGCAAAGAAGAATTCCTGTCGGATGAAATGATCTGTAACCGTTTAAAAAATATTCCCGTACGCATCACAGCACTTGCCCCTATTGATGAAGCGATCTCCACGGTTGGCGGAATTGCGATTGACGAAGTGAATGAAAATTTTGAACTGAAAAAACTTCCGCATCATTTTGTCATTGGAGAAATGCTCGACTGGGATGCGCCCACAGGTGGTTATCTTTTGCAGGCCTGCTTCAGTATGGGAGTCTTCCTGGCAAGGCATCTGAACGGCAGGATCGATCAGTAA